A stretch of Vicia villosa cultivar HV-30 ecotype Madison, WI unplaced genomic scaffold, Vvil1.0 ctg.001278F_1_1, whole genome shotgun sequence DNA encodes these proteins:
- the LOC131634277 gene encoding WAT1-related protein At4g08290-like has product MDKIGFASFGSKAKPYVLTVAVQLGFAVASIFALASFNIGMSRFVFIVYRNIIAAITLAPFAWFFERKARPKMTMTVFLQIMALAFLEPVIDQGFTFLGMQYTSASFTSILYNSVPSITFFLAVIFRIEQVNIKQIRSIAKVIGTLVTFSGALLMIIYKGPQIHLFYSPNKAHHHAGSHDTQTLKHWVSGTLFLLCGCFAWSSFFILQSITLKKYPAEMSLSTLICFVGALESSIVALVAEHNSGARVWALGWDFRLYGPLYMGVVTSGITYYVQGLVLQSRGPVFFTAFNPICMIATCALGSFLFGEQLHLGSIIGAVIIAIGLYSVVWGKAKDYSSATTTMPPSPVTMKQIEAEQLPITSSDHV; this is encoded by the exons ATGGATAAAATAGGTTTTGCTAGTTTTGGCAGTAAGGCAAAGCCTTATGTATTGACAGTGGCAGTTCAACTTGGGTTTGCAGTAGCATCCATATTCGCCTTGGCCAGTTTCAATATTGGAATGAGTCGTTTTGTGTTCATTGTTTATCGCAATATCATTGCTGCAATTACTCTTGCACCTTTTGCATGGTTTTTTGAAAG GAAAGCTAGGCCAAAGATGACTATGACTGTCTTTTTGCAGATAATGGCGCTCGCATTTTTGGA GCCAGTGATTGATCAAGGATTCACTTTCTTGGGAATGCAATATACATCAGCTTCATTTACATCTATTCTATATAATAGTGTGCCTTCTATAACCTTTTTCTTAGCCGTAATTTTCAG GATTGAACAAGTAAATATTAAACAGATACGGAGCATAGCAAAGGTGATTGGGACATTAGTAACATTTTCAGGTGCATTATTGATGATAATTTACAAAGGCCCACAAATCCACCTTTTTTATTCTCCAAATAAAGCTCATCATCATGCTGGAAGTCACGATACTCAAACTCTAAAACATTGGGTCTCAGGAACACTCTTTTTATTATGTGGTTGTTTCGCTTGGTCGTCTTTCTTCATATTACAG TCGATAACGTTGAAAAAGTATCCGGCGGAAATGTCATTGTCTACGTTAATTTGCTTCGTCGGTGCTTTGGAAAGTAGCATCGTGGCGTTGGTGGCGGAGCATAACTCTGGTGCTCGAGTTTGGGCTCTTGGTTGGGACTTTAGACTCTATGGTCCTCTCTACATG GGAGTAGTTACATCAGGAATAACATATTATGTGCAAGGGTTGGTATTGCAAAGCAGAGGCCCTGTATTTTTCACAGCATTTAATCCTATTTGTATGATCGCCACTTGTGCTTTGGGCTCCTTCCTTTTCGGAGAACAACTCCATTTGGGCAG TATCATTGGAGCTGTAATTATTGCAATAGGTCTTTATTCTGTGGTGTGGGGTAAAGCCAAAGACTATTCATCAGCTACTACTACTATGCCACCATCACCAGTTACAATGAAGCAAATTGAGGCAGAACAGCTTCCAATTACTTCATCTGATCATGTGTAA